DNA from Mucilaginibacter mallensis:
AAACCATACGGGGTTGGCCGAAACCATTATGGCGACCATGGCACTGGGCAAGGTACGTTCAACCCAAATAACTACGCCGGTAGCAACAAACAGCATCAGCAAACCACAAACGGCCGATGTTTTTATATCTTTCCACACCCAAAGTTTGTCGCCTTTTATACGACACCATATCAGCATTAAAATGCCGGCTGTAAAGTAACGGAAGGCCCCCATAAGCATTGGCGGGAAGCCATGTATGGCCATTTGTATAAAAAAGTAAGTGGAGCCCCATACCACGTAAACAATGGCAAAGGCTATAATTACTAAAAGTGCTGATGTTTTATTTGAAGACTGTATCATGATGATGATAATTTTAAGGTTAAGATTTAATTTAATATGGCGTTTTGCTGGTAATCAGCCAATTGATTATTCAATGATCTTAATGAGCGCCAGGCATCAATGCTCCATTTGTAATTTGGCACACCTGCGAGTAAAAAACTGGCTGCGCTCAGCGTAAAAACCGAATAACCCAATGGCGAATCGATACCAAATGAGATACCCATTGATACGGCAAAACAAAAGCTCAATATTCCGCTGCCTATAGCCGCGAAACGGGTAAACAGGCCGATAATTAACAATATGCCAAAAGTGGCCTCGCCCAGAGTGGCTAAAACTGACAGGAAAGGGATAATGCTAACAGGTAAAAATGCCATCACCTGTTTTGAGTAGTCCAGGAAATGCTGCCAATCGCCCCAGCCTACATGTGGTTGCCCGTGGGCACCTAACAACCCAAGCCTGTCGGCTACTTCCCATAAATAGGCGCTGCCTATAGCTAACCTCAGGTATACCGATTGATATTTATATTGCTGACTAATCATAATATTTCTCTTTTTGTTAGTATAAAGTTAGGCATAGGCTGGCCTATACAACTAGTCCAGAAACAACAAAGCAGATAGTCCAGCATGCAGGAAATAAATATTATACATACTTTAGTATTTCAATTTACAATACGCTGACTTTAAGCTAAACTATAGCCAGCATAAATGAATTATTCCGGTATGATATGGCATTGATAGAAAACTCCCTAACCATTGATAAAACACTTGCCGTACCTGTTTACCTGCAGGTTTCAAACGGCATAATCAATCATATACGCCAGGGGATCTTAAAACCGGGAGCACCATTACCGGCCAGCAGGGTGCTTGCAAAAAATTTACATGTACACCGGCAAACCGTGGTATCAGCCTACGATGAATTATACGCGCAAAGCTGGATAGATATTTATCCCCGCAAGGGAATTTTTGTAGCTAAAAACCTGCCTGATGTTGTACCAAGGCGCCTGGCTGCTACTATTCAGAGCCATGCACTGGCTTCGGAGACTTCCTTCCCCGTTCCTGATAAAATACATGTTGCCAGTTTGTTTAATAAACCTGCCGATGGCAATCTTATTTTTAATGATGGTTTCCCCGATACACGCATTGCCCCGGTTGAATTAATGGTGCGGGAATACCGCAGGTTTGCCAATTACCGCTTTACCCCTACCTACCTGATGTACGGTCTCGAGCAGGGTTCTTTAAATTTCAGAACCGAACTAGCTAAATTCCTGTCGGCCACGCGGGGATTAAATGTTACGGCTGCTGATATATTGATCACAAAGGGCGTGCAGATGGCGCTATACCTCACAGCACAGGTGCTGTTATCAAAAAATGATGTAGTAATTGTGGGCGATCCCGGCTACTCGGGCGCTAACGAGATATTTGAGCATAGCGGTGCAAAACTTGAATTAGTTCCCATTGATGAACATGGTTTGAATATGGATGCGGTTGAGACAATATGTAAAAGTAAAAAGGTGAAGATGCTGTATGTGATCCCCCATCACCATACCCCTACAACGGCTACATTGAGTTCCGAAAGGCGCATCCGATTGCTGGAACTGGCCAAAAAATATAAGTTCGCCATTATTGAGGATGATTATGATTTCGATTTTCAATACTCAGGCAGCCCCATATTGCCCTTAGCCAGTATTGATACCTGCGGCAATGTTATATATGTTGGTTCTTTTTGTAAGACCATAGCACCCGGTATCCGCATTGGCTTTATGATAGCCCCGCCAAATTTTTTACTACAGGCAATAAAGCTGCGCAAACTAATAGACCGGCAGGGAGAGCATTTACTGGAGGAAGCTATGGCTAATTTACTTAAGAACGGCGATATAAGCCGCCATCTGAAAAAAGCCAACAAACTATACCACGAAAGGCGTGACATTCTCTGCGGGCTTCTAAATGCGCACCTGGGCGACTATATTACATTCAAGGTTCCTGATGGTGGCTTTGCTATCTGGGTAAATTATAAACAGGGTATCGACCCGGTAAAAGTGGCACAAAAAGCCTCGGAGTTGGGACTTACCATTAGCGCTGGTCAGGATTATTATCACGACAGGAGCAATAAATGCAACTCGGTACGCATTGGCTTTGCATCATTAAACGAACAGGAACTGGAAGATGCCGTGGCTATTTTTAGCAAGGCAATTAAAAAAGTAAGCGGAATAATTTAAACACCCATATGAACAAAAACCCGATAAACCTTGCAGTACGATTTTTATTAGAGCTGGTGATATTAGCCGCACTCGGCATGTGGGGCTGGCATTTATTTGTGGGATGGGAACAATATGCAGCAGCACTCATACTCCCTGCAATAGCTGCAACATTATGGGGCGTTTTCAGAATACCGAATGACCCCGGAGCTGCCCCGGTAAAAACACCGGGATTGATCAGGTTATTGATGGAACTGAGCCTGTTTGCCCTAACCGTGTGGATATTATTTACGCTGAATCACATCACCTTAAGCTATATCATAGCCGCAATTGTGATAGTGCATTACGCGGTATCATACGACAGGACTTGGGCCATGCTCCGGAATAAATCTTATAATGGATTTGCGAAATAAGCTATTTCCCTTTCAACAACCGAAACAACAAGGTGTTAAAAAAGTAGAACATACACATTAAGATGATAACTGTACTGATAAACCAGTCGCCCAATACTTCGGTAGTTCCTGATGGTAAATTGCTGGTGTAACCGAAAACAAAATAATGCCCGTCTTTAACAAAAAAGCCGGTATGATCTGGCGCAACTAGTTTGATGATAGCCAACGATCCAAAAGCTAAGATCAACAGATAGATCAAACCAAGGATAAAATAACCCAATCCATTAAAAATATTAAGATATATAGCTTGTATCACATGTTTAGGATTGAAGGAACGCGCGGCCTGCCGCACTTTTTTATGAGCAACAGTGGGTTGCAATACTACTTCGGGCGCACCTAATTTATCGAGGGTATCCATCAATACGTCAACCTCATTTTCGGGTGTGGCTGTGTGCGTGGCCTCATAAATATGGCTGTTAAATTCCATTAGCAATTCCCGCTGATCCTCGGCTGATAATATGCTTATACAGCGATTAACACGGACAAAATAATCATCATAAATGCGCTGTGCGGTTGGGTTATTAAAAATTATTCTCTTCATTTCTGTATTTTTTGAATGGCGGTTCCTAATGCCGACCAGATCTTCTTCATTTCAGTTAGAGTTTCTCTCCCCTCCTTGCTCAATGTATAATACTTACGTGGTATACCTGATTCCTGCTCTATCCATTTGGCGTCGACAATGCCTTCGGTTTTCAGTCGGTTTAATAAAGGGTATAAGGTACCTTCCGCTACCTCAAGCGTGGTATGAATTTTTATCTCCTGCACCAGTTCATAGCCATAATACTCCTTTTCATCAAGTATGATGAGGATGATATAGGATAGTGTCCCTTTCTTTACCTGGGAGAACCAGTTCTGCACAAATTCATTATTCATATAACAAATATAATACATAGCAATACAATGTACAATAGCAATGCTATGTTTTTATTGTTCTTTTGATGAGAACACAAAAAAGCCTGCAATAGATTTATCGCAGGCTTAAAATTCTTGGTATTATTCGTGTTTATTTATTCCCATGACTTGCTCTCCACGCAGCCTGTTCCCGTTCATTCAAAAAGGTCCAGGCAACAATGCGGCTTACTTTTTGGCCCTGCGACATGCTGATGGTTTTAACATCAATAGCCGATACATTCCTCAAAGCCTTATAAACACCGGGCAGGGTATCTTTTTTTGATACCAGCGTTGAGAACCAAAGCACACTTTTTGTAAATAAAGCGCTTTGCTCAATCATATGCCTGATGAACATGGCCTCGCCACCGGGGCACCAAAGCTCATTGTTCTTTCCGCCAAAATTAAGCACCGCTTTAGGCGCTTTGGTATTATTCAAATTATCCCATTTTCTGTTGGTACCCAATTGCGCTTCCTGCAATGATGCATGGAAAGGCGGGTTACACATGCTGAGATCAAAAACTTCGCCTTGCTTAATAACGCGTTTAAAAACATCGGCCTTATTGGTTTGCAACCGGCACACAATATTATCTTTCAGCTTCGGGTTTTCAGTAATGATCTTATTCGCTGATTGTATAGCCACCGGGTCAATATCAGTACCCACAAACTGCCAGCCGTATGTGCTGTTACCAATTATTGGGTACACACAATTAGCGCCGGTACCAATATCCAATACATTTACCTGTTCGCCTGTCGGGATAGCGCCTTTATTGCTCTCCCCCAACAGATCGGCCATATAATGAATATAATCAGCCCGACCGGGTATTGGCGGACAAAGGTATCCTGCCGGGATATCCCAGTAATCAATGCCATAAAACTGCTTTAGCAAGGCCCTGTTCAGCGTTTTTACTGCATCCGGGTCACTAAAATTTATAGATTCTGTTCCGAATTTATTGGGTTTTACAAATGGCCGCAACGCTGGTGTAGCCTTAATAAGCCGTTCAAAATCATACCCTTGCCGGTGTAAATTACGCGGATGTAAGTTTTCTTTTTCGGCAGCAGGCTGTTTTGGTTCTGATGGCATTTTAAGGCTGATATCTTTGTAGCGAAGGTCGGCATTTTAATTACAAAAGCAGACCTTATAAGATTTGTATTTTTGTAGTTCTTATAACTAAGAAATAAGGGGGATAATTCTATCTTCGCGGCACCTTATTCATAATATGAAAAAACTACTACTTACCACCCTTTTTACGATTTCAACTATTATTGCTTTTGCACAAAGTTATGGCAACACTAATAACGGTACTATAACATTTGGATTAGCCGGGGGGACCAGCTTTGCGTTTATACAAGTAAAATCGCCATACAGAGACGAGGTATATACGAATTCAGAAGCACCTTTCTCATTAGGTTTTAATGCCGATTTTAAATTCAACGATTACTTTTCTATAAGGCCCGGCATACTTTATGCGGGCAAGGGTGGAACTATGAACGCTGTATATGTCGACCAGCAAGAAAACAATATTTCAGTTACCGACGACTATAAATTGCATTATCTTGAAATCCCGATTGCCTTTATTGGGCATTTACCAGTTGGAGATGGTGCAAATATTTATTTAGGTGCAGGCCCCTATTTTTCGCTGGGTTTAAATGGTACAAATAACCAAACGCTTTACACGGATGATCCCGTAAAGCAGAAGATCACCTACGGAAAAAATGGCGATTTTAAATCAACCGATGTTGGCGCGACCGGCGTATTGGGATTTCAGGGTGCAGCGGGATGGACCATAAGCGGTAATCTTGACTGGGGCTTTACCAACATCCTGCAAAAAAATAACACTGGCTATGATGTGAGCGAATTTAAAACCATTACATTCTATCTTTCAATAGGACAAAGCTTTTAACACATTGATTCTTCATACATCAATTAATTATAATCTACTAATTCAAAATATCCTTTAACCCGGTAAAACTATCGCTATGGTGAACCGCATTAGTGGCTGAATGCCTTTTTTCGGGATCATACAAATAAGTATCAATCCCAAGTACTGTCGCGGCAGCAATTTCAGATTCTGGATCATCGCCTATTACCAGCATTTCATCAAAAGTATAATTGTACTTTTCCTTGATCTGCTGAAAGATATCCCTCTTGGTAATGGCCGATTTATCGGGATCTACTATGTAAATTTCTTTAAAATCATTTTCAATCTGTAGCTGTCTTATTTTGCTTAGCTGTAGCTCGGTAAAACCTATAGTTACCAGGAATTTGTCGATTTTCAGGTCCTTAGTTTGCAGATAATCCTCATAAGGTTCAATTGCTTCATCACATCGCAGCCCGCGGAGCAATTGTAAGCTATCCTGTTTCAAGTCCTCACTAAAGGCATAAATTTTGGCAACTTTTTGAAAAGGCATCCTGGTAACATCCTCCTGAACCTTTTTATAAGTATCGCTATCCAGCTTTTGCTCCAACAGGGCATATACCGATTCAAATAATTGCGCCCCAATAGAAGCCACAGGGTAAACTGTATTGTCAAGATCAAAAATCAGTGCTTTTTTCATAATTGAGATATCTCAAAAAATAAAACGAATTTTTAATATCGAATTATATAATCAAGGCTTCATCTTTTTCAGAAAGATATTTAGTAAATTATTAAACCGGGTTCCCGTTATTATCTGTTTTAATGCTTTGATTCTGAAAGCGGAAAAACATTGCTACCCAGAGATCGGTATCCTTAAAATAAAAGAAAAGCGCGCCATCCTGGTATACACCATTATTTGCTGCCTCTTTGCCCGAATCGCCCTGGTTCATGTGCACATCATGCACGCCCAAAGCCGGGTCGGGGTTAAAATATTGGGTATTATCTTTTATACTGCCCGAGGTATTATCATCCCAGCCCGAGCCAAAAGCAAAAACCTCGGCGTTGGGATTATTGGTTGCCTTTAATACCCAGGGATTGAGATCATCATTCAGGTCGCTACCATTAGTACCTATAGCTGCAGGCGGCACCAGCGTCATTGCCCCTATGGGGAACAGCGCCGGTGTTGTACGCAAATAATCAAGCCCTAACCCGCCGGGCAGAGCTGTTTTTGGCGTAAAACCAACCTTCGCCTGCAACATTTGCGCTGTTAAGGGATGAACGAAGTTCTCATCCTTGTAATACAGCAATATCCTGTCGGTATCCAATTTTGTACTGCCCCCATTAGCATAATGGACCTGCGCGCCTGCTATCTCTGAATAAACATCAATAGCCAAACGGTATAACTGGTCGGCTTTAACTTCAATCTGGTAATGATCGGCGGTATTTTTGTAGGGGATGGAGTTAATTACTTCACCTCTTAATAATCCGTAATTTAATGCCATAGTTTTAATGTTAGATTGACTATTATATTTACCGCGTATTTATACAATTGATTCACTTACGGAATTAAAATTATCTTTCCTGAACTTTTTCTGCTTTCCAAATAATCATGCGCCAGCTTCCCTTCTGAAAGGCTAAATACAGCCGGGGATGGAATCATGATATCTTTATTAATTATCCAATTAAATAACTGGGCCGCTCTTTTTTGTCTTTCTTCCCTTGAGGTAAGATAACTCCATAAATCGCCGCCTGTAATTGTTTTTGAGGTATCCATTAACATTCTCGGGTCTACTAAATCCGGCATCCCGCCCGACATGCCAAAAAACACCACTTGTCCGCAGTCTTTTGTTACGGAAAAACTATCTTTTAAAGTACTCCCAATGCTGTCATAAACTACATCAACACCGCCAAGGCTGAAAGACAGCACCTCTTTTTTCCAATCATCTGTATATAAATATACCTGATCGGCCCCATGTTTTAATGCAATGGCCGCTTTACTTTCAGATGATGTTAAGCCAACAACTGTAGCGCCCAATAACTTACTTATTTGAGTTAATATAATCCCAACACCACCGGCGCAGGCATGTATAAGTACCGTTTCTCCCGATTTAGTTTTATGGCTATCCGTTGCAAGGTACTGAGCAGTGAGGCCTTGCAATAAAACAGAGGCAGCAGTTTCAAAACTAATCTCCTCAGGCAATGGAATGGCATGAGTAGCAGGCACGGCTACCCTTTCAGCATTAGCAAATGGAACATCAGCAAAGCCAATTCTGTCACCTTGTTTAAAGCCCTCATTATTATTTGCGTCTATTATAATACCCGCACCTTCATAGCCCGCAATATAGGGTGGCTGCCCAAGCAGGTGATAGTTGCCTTTTCTGCGATAAATATCTGCAAAGTTTAATCCTATTGCCTCCGTTTCAACCAGAATTTCATTAGTTTTTAATACAGGTTCCGGAATATCCAGATATTCAAGTACATCTGAATTACCGAATGTTGAAAAGGTTAGTGCTTTCATCACGCTATGATTATTAAGTTATATAACTTCGATACTAGTACCGCGTGCAGTCAAATATAAAACTAATCATACGTACCATAGGCAAGGCACTTATCATAAGTAAGCCATAATATTATACCAGCGCCACTATTATTTAAGTACGCTATGTTTTAAGCCGACAATTGTTTTTCCGCAAGTATGGTACCATCTATCCGGGCCTTTATTTTAGCGAAAGCTGTTTCACGAGTTGTTGAAACATCATCGCAAAAAGGCGAGAACCCACAATCATCGGTTGTACCCAACTGCGCTAATGGTATATATTCAGCTGCTTCCAATATTCTTTCCTTAACGTCTTCCGCGCTTTCAATTGCCGGGTTAAGTACATCTATAACACCTATAAATGCCTTTTGGTTGGGCTTAAGATATTGTTTTATGGTTTTTAAAACCTTTACCCTGTCTGGCTCGCTGGCTAATTGTAAATAAAAGCTGCCAACGTTCAAATCAAAAAGATGCGGTAAAAGATCAACATAATCAACATCCGCGCTGTGCGTTGAATCATGGTCGCCACCGGGGCATACATGAACCCCTAATTTTTGCTGTTCTTCGGCGGTGAAACGATTAAAAACCTGGTTATTCAGATCAATAAAATGCTTTAATACACCACCCGATGGGTCTAGCTTAAGCGATAACCGGCCCTCAGTAAAATCCATCTGAACCTTATAGGCTCCCTGCTGTAAACATTGCCTGATATCCTTTTCACACTCATTTAGCAGATCGCTTATAAATTGCTCCTGCGTATAACCTTCAATGCCGTTCGGCGGATAGATCAAACTTAATGCTGATGCAGAAATGACCGCTTGCTTAACCGGCTTATCGGTTAGTTTCTTAGCTGCATCAAGGTACTTTACGGCATAGTTGCCATACTTAAAAGGCCCTTTAGTTAAGAAAGGCAATTGACGAAAATGCCCGTCCTCGAAACTAATTTTCATACCCTCAGCTGTTAAATTGGTGAGGCCCTCAAGCGGATAGGTTGCAAAGCTCGATTTGGTTTGTTCACCATCGGTAATAACCGGGGAGCCCGTTTTTTCAAGCGCTGCTACCGTTTCGCGAATGGCTTTTTCATATTGTTTTGGCAGATCAGCTCCACCATTTGCTGAAGTAATAGCTGCTAATAATTCGGGAGATCTCGGGATGCTGCCTATAGGTTCGGTAGATATCTTCATCTTGATTGATAAATTGGTTTCTTAAAGTTATAGCAATTTATCCAACTTAAAAAGCGTCACAACTACAATTCTGAAATTTTTGTAAATGAACAACTAATACGATCAATTTGATTTTGATTTTTTTGAAGACACTCCCGGATCAACCTCAATATCAATACCTTTGGCACCATTAATCGACATTACCCTGTATAAGCGAATATCACTCACGCTGTGTGGTAAAGTTGTAAGTATAATAGGGCGTACCTTTAGCATATCAGCCATCATATTACTTATAAATTGAGGATCATAAGTACCAATATCGGGCATGGCAGAGCTGCCG
Protein-coding regions in this window:
- a CDS encoding DoxX family protein, with the translated sequence MISQQYKYQSVYLRLAIGSAYLWEVADRLGLLGAHGQPHVGWGDWQHFLDYSKQVMAFLPVSIIPFLSVLATLGEATFGILLIIGLFTRFAAIGSGILSFCFAVSMGISFGIDSPLGYSVFTLSAASFLLAGVPNYKWSIDAWRSLRSLNNQLADYQQNAILN
- the pdxR gene encoding MocR-like pyridoxine biosynthesis transcription factor PdxR; translated protein: MALIENSLTIDKTLAVPVYLQVSNGIINHIRQGILKPGAPLPASRVLAKNLHVHRQTVVSAYDELYAQSWIDIYPRKGIFVAKNLPDVVPRRLAATIQSHALASETSFPVPDKIHVASLFNKPADGNLIFNDGFPDTRIAPVELMVREYRRFANYRFTPTYLMYGLEQGSLNFRTELAKFLSATRGLNVTAADILITKGVQMALYLTAQVLLSKNDVVIVGDPGYSGANEIFEHSGAKLELVPIDEHGLNMDAVETICKSKKVKMLYVIPHHHTPTTATLSSERRIRLLELAKKYKFAIIEDDYDFDFQYSGSPILPLASIDTCGNVIYVGSFCKTIAPGIRIGFMIAPPNFLLQAIKLRKLIDRQGEHLLEEAMANLLKNGDISRHLKKANKLYHERRDILCGLLNAHLGDYITFKVPDGGFAIWVNYKQGIDPVKVAQKASELGLTISAGQDYYHDRSNKCNSVRIGFASLNEQELEDAVAIFSKAIKKVSGII
- a CDS encoding YrdB family protein, which codes for MNKNPINLAVRFLLELVILAALGMWGWHLFVGWEQYAAALILPAIAATLWGVFRIPNDPGAAPVKTPGLIRLLMELSLFALTVWILFTLNHITLSYIIAAIVIVHYAVSYDRTWAMLRNKSYNGFAK
- a CDS encoding PadR family transcriptional regulator, with the protein product MNNEFVQNWFSQVKKGTLSYIILIILDEKEYYGYELVQEIKIHTTLEVAEGTLYPLLNRLKTEGIVDAKWIEQESGIPRKYYTLSKEGRETLTEMKKIWSALGTAIQKIQK
- the rlmF gene encoding 23S rRNA (adenine(1618)-N(6))-methyltransferase RlmF, translated to MPSEPKQPAAEKENLHPRNLHRQGYDFERLIKATPALRPFVKPNKFGTESINFSDPDAVKTLNRALLKQFYGIDYWDIPAGYLCPPIPGRADYIHYMADLLGESNKGAIPTGEQVNVLDIGTGANCVYPIIGNSTYGWQFVGTDIDPVAIQSANKIITENPKLKDNIVCRLQTNKADVFKRVIKQGEVFDLSMCNPPFHASLQEAQLGTNRKWDNLNNTKAPKAVLNFGGKNNELWCPGGEAMFIRHMIEQSALFTKSVLWFSTLVSKKDTLPGVYKALRNVSAIDVKTISMSQGQKVSRIVAWTFLNEREQAAWRASHGNK
- a CDS encoding porin family protein, giving the protein MKKLLLTTLFTISTIIAFAQSYGNTNNGTITFGLAGGTSFAFIQVKSPYRDEVYTNSEAPFSLGFNADFKFNDYFSIRPGILYAGKGGTMNAVYVDQQENNISVTDDYKLHYLEIPIAFIGHLPVGDGANIYLGAGPYFSLGLNGTNNQTLYTDDPVKQKITYGKNGDFKSTDVGATGVLGFQGAAGWTISGNLDWGFTNILQKNNTGYDVSEFKTITFYLSIGQSF
- a CDS encoding HAD family hydrolase; the encoded protein is MKKALIFDLDNTVYPVASIGAQLFESVYALLEQKLDSDTYKKVQEDVTRMPFQKVAKIYAFSEDLKQDSLQLLRGLRCDEAIEPYEDYLQTKDLKIDKFLVTIGFTELQLSKIRQLQIENDFKEIYIVDPDKSAITKRDIFQQIKEKYNYTFDEMLVIGDDPESEIAAATVLGIDTYLYDPEKRHSATNAVHHSDSFTGLKDILN
- a CDS encoding YukJ family protein, giving the protein MALNYGLLRGEVINSIPYKNTADHYQIEVKADQLYRLAIDVYSEIAGAQVHYANGGSTKLDTDRILLYYKDENFVHPLTAQMLQAKVGFTPKTALPGGLGLDYLRTTPALFPIGAMTLVPPAAIGTNGSDLNDDLNPWVLKATNNPNAEVFAFGSGWDDNTSGSIKDNTQYFNPDPALGVHDVHMNQGDSGKEAANNGVYQDGALFFYFKDTDLWVAMFFRFQNQSIKTDNNGNPV
- a CDS encoding quinone oxidoreductase family protein, translating into MKALTFSTFGNSDVLEYLDIPEPVLKTNEILVETEAIGLNFADIYRRKGNYHLLGQPPYIAGYEGAGIIIDANNNEGFKQGDRIGFADVPFANAERVAVPATHAIPLPEEISFETAASVLLQGLTAQYLATDSHKTKSGETVLIHACAGGVGIILTQISKLLGATVVGLTSSESKAAIALKHGADQVYLYTDDWKKEVLSFSLGGVDVVYDSIGSTLKDSFSVTKDCGQVVFFGMSGGMPDLVDPRMLMDTSKTITGGDLWSYLTSREERQKRAAQLFNWIINKDIMIPSPAVFSLSEGKLAHDYLESRKSSGKIILIP
- a CDS encoding cobalamin-independent methionine synthase II family protein — encoded protein: MKISTEPIGSIPRSPELLAAITSANGGADLPKQYEKAIRETVAALEKTGSPVITDGEQTKSSFATYPLEGLTNLTAEGMKISFEDGHFRQLPFLTKGPFKYGNYAVKYLDAAKKLTDKPVKQAVISASALSLIYPPNGIEGYTQEQFISDLLNECEKDIRQCLQQGAYKVQMDFTEGRLSLKLDPSGGVLKHFIDLNNQVFNRFTAEEQQKLGVHVCPGGDHDSTHSADVDYVDLLPHLFDLNVGSFYLQLASEPDRVKVLKTIKQYLKPNQKAFIGVIDVLNPAIESAEDVKERILEAAEYIPLAQLGTTDDCGFSPFCDDVSTTRETAFAKIKARIDGTILAEKQLSA